One Helicobacter cetorum MIT 00-7128 DNA window includes the following coding sequences:
- the rnhA gene encoding ribonuclease HI, with product MKSNLKDIEIFCDGSSLGNPGPGGYAAILRYKDKERIVSGGESLTTNNRMELRALNEALKVLKSPCKITLYSDSQYVCQAINAWLDSWKKRNFAKVKNVDLWKEFLEVSKTHSIIAIWVKGHNGHAENERCDSLAKLEAQKFKK from the coding sequence ATGAAAAGCAATTTAAAAGACATTGAAATTTTTTGCGATGGCTCTTCTTTAGGAAATCCCGGTCCGGGAGGTTATGCAGCGATTTTACGCTATAAAGATAAAGAAAGAATTGTGAGTGGGGGCGAGAGCCTAACTACAAATAATCGCATGGAATTAAGAGCATTAAACGAGGCTTTAAAGGTTTTAAAGTCCCCTTGCAAAATCACTCTTTATAGCGATTCGCAGTATGTATGCCAAGCGATTAATGCTTGGCTGGATAGTTGGAAAAAGAGAAATTTTGCTAAAGTAAAAAATGTAGATTTATGGAAAGAATTTTTAGAAGTGTCAAAAACACACTCTATCATTGCGATTTGGGTTAAAGGGCATAATGGACATGCTGAAAATGAACGCTGTGATAGTTTGGCTAAATTAGAGGCACAGAAATTTAAAAAGTAA
- a CDS encoding tetratricopeptide repeat protein has translation MEHFAFLYKDSLFSIALLTFVIALVILLEQMRAYYTQRKNRHFLEKFIKTQNAPMDNQGLEELLRHAKFSSLMFLARAYFKSADVEISVRILKGLLERPLNTEEKIAVLDLLAKNYFSVGYLQKSQNALKEILRFAPRNAEALLKLMHVYELEKQYQKALETLECLEELQVPEIETTKNYLYMMYLIEHQENDTKILHLATQEGLKKIALNYLKTHNIDLFWQEIDKMQYLEPLLDVLWDISYYPPLIVEKHPLLKDIARAKGLLEDNCHCQNFELEIMRSLKTAPTQAKLTFEYRCKACKQIFPFENYRCPTCYKLAFMEVVCKISKETYKEAYA, from the coding sequence GTGGAACACTTTGCTTTTCTCTACAAAGATTCGCTTTTTTCTATCGCTCTTTTAACCTTTGTTATTGCTTTAGTCATTTTATTAGAGCAAATGAGGGCTTACTATACCCAAAGGAAAAACCGCCATTTTTTAGAAAAATTCATTAAAACCCAAAACGCCCCTATGGATAATCAAGGGCTAGAAGAGCTTTTAAGACATGCAAAATTTTCTAGCTTAATGTTTTTAGCTAGAGCGTATTTTAAAAGCGCTGATGTAGAAATTAGTGTAAGGATTTTAAAAGGCTTATTAGAGCGCCCCCTAAACACTGAAGAAAAAATCGCCGTATTAGACCTATTAGCTAAAAATTATTTTAGCGTGGGTTATTTGCAAAAATCCCAAAATGCTCTCAAAGAGATTTTGCGCTTTGCACCTAGAAACGCTGAGGCACTTTTAAAACTTATGCATGTGTATGAGCTAGAAAAACAATACCAAAAAGCCTTAGAAACTTTGGAATGCCTAGAGGAATTGCAAGTCCCAGAGATTGAGACCACAAAAAACTATCTTTATATGATGTATCTAATAGAACATCAAGAAAATGATACCAAAATCCTGCATTTAGCCACACAAGAGGGGCTTAAAAAAATTGCTCTCAATTACCTAAAAACCCATAATATTGACTTATTTTGGCAAGAAATTGACAAAATGCAATACCTAGAGCCATTATTAGATGTATTGTGGGATATTTCTTATTACCCCCCCCTTATTGTAGAAAAACACCCCCTTTTAAAAGACATTGCACGAGCTAAAGGACTATTAGAGGATAATTGTCATTGTCAAAATTTTGAGCTAGAAATTATGCGCTCTTTAAAAACAGCACCCACACAAGCCAAGCTCACTTTTGAATACCGCTGTAAGGCTTGCAAACAAATTTTTCCTTTTGAAAACTATCGTTGTCCCACATGCTATAAATTAGCTTTTATGGAAGTTGTGTGTAAAATTTCTAAAGAAACTTATAAAGAGGCATATGCATGA
- the gatB gene encoding Asp-tRNA(Asn)/Glu-tRNA(Gln) amidotransferase subunit GatB, which produces MQFETVIGLEVHVQLNTNTKIFCACSTSFGESPNNNTCPVCLGLPGALPVLNKEVVKKAIQLGTAIEAKINQNSVFARKNYFYPDLPKAYQISQFEIPIVSEGKLEIETEHGNKIVRIERAHMEEDAGKNIHEGNYSLVDLNRACTPLLEIVSKPDMSSATEAVAYLKKLHAIVRFIGISDANMQEGNFRCDANVSIRPKGDEKLYTRVEIKNLNSFRFIQKAIEYEVERQSEAWENGRYNEEVVQETRLFDTTKGITISMRDKEESADYRYFPDPDLYPVFIDETLLKEGQKINELPSAKKARYVKDFAIKEDDANLLTSEPLLAEYFEDMLKLGAKVKTSVTWLCVELLGRLKAETTLENCGITSLMLGTLAKRIDEGKISGKSAKELLDKLMELKGGDVDTLIADLGLAQVGDESAILKVVEEVLQLNADKVMEYKSGKDKLFGFFVGQAMKNLKGANPSVVNAILKEKLNT; this is translated from the coding sequence ATGCAATTTGAAACCGTGATTGGATTAGAAGTCCATGTGCAATTAAACACTAATACTAAGATTTTTTGTGCTTGCTCTACAAGCTTTGGGGAGTCTCCTAATAATAATACTTGTCCGGTATGTTTAGGCTTACCCGGAGCTTTACCGGTATTAAATAAAGAAGTGGTGAAAAAGGCTATCCAATTAGGCACAGCCATTGAGGCTAAGATTAATCAAAATTCTGTTTTTGCACGAAAAAACTATTTTTACCCCGATTTGCCTAAAGCTTATCAAATCTCACAATTTGAAATCCCTATCGTAAGTGAAGGAAAATTAGAGATTGAAACAGAGCATGGCAATAAAATAGTGCGTATTGAAAGAGCGCATATGGAAGAAGATGCGGGTAAAAATATCCATGAGGGGAATTATTCTTTAGTGGATTTGAATCGTGCTTGCACCCCACTATTAGAAATTGTGAGTAAGCCTGATATGTCTAGTGCTACAGAGGCAGTTGCCTATCTTAAAAAGCTCCATGCAATTGTGCGTTTTATTGGTATTTCTGATGCGAACATGCAAGAGGGGAATTTTAGATGCGATGCGAATGTGTCTATTAGACCCAAGGGCGATGAAAAGCTTTATACTAGAGTAGAGATTAAAAACCTTAATAGTTTTAGATTTATTCAAAAAGCGATTGAATATGAAGTAGAGCGCCAAAGCGAGGCGTGGGAAAATGGGCGTTATAATGAAGAAGTAGTTCAAGAAACACGCCTTTTTGACACCACAAAGGGCATTACAATTTCTATGCGTGATAAGGAAGAATCTGCTGATTATCGCTACTTCCCTGACCCTGATTTATATCCTGTGTTTATTGATGAGACCCTTTTAAAAGAGGGGCAAAAAATCAATGAATTACCAAGCGCTAAAAAAGCTCGCTATGTAAAAGATTTTGCTATTAAAGAAGATGACGCAAACTTGCTTACAAGCGAACCTCTATTAGCAGAGTATTTTGAAGATATGCTAAAACTTGGAGCTAAAGTCAAAACAAGCGTAACATGGTTATGTGTGGAATTATTAGGGCGCTTGAAGGCTGAGACTACTTTAGAAAATTGTGGGATTACTTCTTTAATGCTAGGCACTTTAGCTAAACGCATTGATGAGGGCAAGATTTCTGGAAAAAGCGCTAAAGAATTGCTAGATAAGCTTATGGAACTTAAGGGTGGTGATGTAGATACTTTAATCGCTGATTTAGGCTTGGCACAAGTGGGCGATGAAAGCGCTATTTTAAAGGTGGTAGAAGAAGTTTTGCAACTCAATGCTGATAAAGTTATGGAATACAAAAGTGGCAAGGACAAGCTCTTTGGATTTTTTGTAGGACAAGCGATGAAAAATCTCAAAGGGGCTAATCCTAGTGTTGTGAATGCCATTTTGAAAGAGAAATTAAACACATGA
- a CDS encoding M16 family metallopeptidase, whose product MKKLFIILLLGAVMGLQASALTHKEINHTKVPVIYEENHLLPMGFVHLVFRGGGSLGDKEKLGLAKLFSQVLNEGTKELGSVKFAQLLEQKAINLSIDSSEQDLQITLEFLKEYEQEAIKRLNELLKSPNFTQNALEKVQTRMLAALLQKESDFDYMAKIALKQELFFNTPLANPTLGTKKSLQSIKLDDLKAQFAKVFELDKLVIVLGGDLNIEQTLKHLDNALNFLPKGKAYDEPYFQTSDKKQEKILYKDTQQAYVYFGAPFKVKDFKQDLAKAKVMMFVLGGGFGSRLMEEIRVKEGLAYSVYMRANLSKTAHFAGGYLQTKLSTQAKSIALVKKLVKEFIEKGMTKQELDDAKKFLLGSEPLHNETLSSRLRTKFHNFYLGLPLDFDKTMLEQIRALNLDEINQFIKSHTEVNDLSFAIISNKNSQKSSHANH is encoded by the coding sequence ATGAAAAAACTTTTTATTATTTTATTGTTAGGAGCTGTCATGGGATTGCAAGCAAGCGCTTTGACACATAAAGAAATTAATCACACTAAAGTCCCTGTGATTTATGAAGAAAACCATTTATTACCTATGGGATTTGTGCATTTGGTATTTAGGGGGGGCGGTAGCCTAGGAGATAAAGAAAAGCTAGGTTTAGCTAAGTTATTTTCTCAAGTGCTTAATGAGGGGACTAAAGAGCTTGGCTCAGTGAAGTTCGCTCAACTTTTAGAGCAAAAGGCCATTAATTTAAGCATAGATTCTAGTGAGCAAGATTTGCAAATCACTTTAGAATTTTTGAAAGAATATGAACAAGAGGCTATCAAGCGTTTGAACGAGCTTTTGAAATCGCCTAATTTCACCCAAAATGCTTTAGAAAAGGTGCAAACTAGAATGTTAGCCGCCCTTTTACAAAAAGAAAGCGATTTTGATTACATGGCTAAGATTGCCCTAAAACAAGAGCTTTTTTTTAACACCCCCTTAGCTAACCCTACTTTAGGCACAAAAAAAAGCCTTCAAAGCATTAAGCTAGATGATTTAAAAGCACAATTTGCTAAGGTCTTTGAATTAGATAAGCTTGTTATTGTGTTAGGAGGGGATTTAAACATAGAGCAAACCCTTAAGCACCTAGACAATGCGCTTAATTTCTTACCCAAAGGCAAGGCTTATGATGAGCCTTATTTTCAAACAAGCGACAAAAAGCAAGAAAAAATCCTTTACAAAGATACTCAGCAAGCCTATGTGTATTTTGGCGCACCTTTTAAAGTGAAAGATTTTAAACAAGATTTAGCTAAGGCTAAAGTGATGATGTTTGTGCTTGGGGGGGGCTTTGGCTCAAGGCTTATGGAAGAAATTAGAGTTAAAGAGGGCTTGGCTTATAGTGTGTATATGCGTGCTAATCTTTCTAAAACAGCGCATTTTGCTGGGGGCTACTTGCAAACGAAGTTAAGCACACAAGCTAAAAGCATAGCACTTGTTAAAAAACTTGTTAAAGAATTTATAGAAAAAGGTATGACTAAGCAAGAACTAGATGATGCTAAGAAGTTTTTATTAGGCTCTGAGCCTTTGCATAATGAGACTTTATCAAGTCGCTTACGCACAAAATTCCACAATTTCTATTTGGGGCTACCTTTAGATTTTGATAAAACGATGTTAGAGCAAATTAGAGCCTTAAATTTAGATGAAATCAATCAGTTTATTAAGTCTCATACTGAGGTGAATGATTTGAGCTTTGCCATTATTAGCAATAAAAATTCTCAAAAATCTTCACATGCTAATCATTAA
- a CDS encoding dehypoxanthine futalosine cyclase — MNFLWERGFNMRVSREDLLDLMQNAPLKELGQRALKIKERLHPENLTTFIVDRNINYTNICFVDCKFCAFKRTLKEKDAYVLSYEEIDKKIEELIAIGGTQILFQGGVHPQLKIDYYENLVSHISQKFPSITIHGFSAIEIDYISKISKLSLKEVLERLKNAGLSSIPGAGAEILSDRVRDVIAPKKLSSDRWIEVHKTAHLCGIKSTATMMFGSVDNDEDVAEHLTRVRNLQDETGGFRAFILWSFQPNNTPLKAEIPSLRKASSNRYLRLLACSRIFLDNIINIQSSWVTQGSMVGQLALLFGANDLGSVMMEENVVKAAGTSFCMDELEMVNLIRDIGSIPAKRNTAYEILKRYPIKEKAHA; from the coding sequence TTGAATTTTCTATGGGAACGAGGTTTTAACATGCGAGTGAGTAGAGAAGATTTGTTGGATTTAATGCAAAACGCTCCCTTAAAAGAGCTAGGTCAAAGAGCGCTAAAAATCAAAGAGCGCTTACACCCTGAAAACTTAACCACCTTTATTGTGGATAGAAATATCAATTACACGAATATTTGTTTTGTAGATTGTAAGTTTTGTGCGTTCAAACGCACTTTGAAAGAAAAAGATGCTTATGTATTAAGCTATGAAGAAATTGATAAAAAGATTGAAGAATTAATCGCTATTGGAGGCACGCAAATTCTCTTTCAAGGGGGGGTGCATCCACAGCTAAAGATTGATTATTATGAAAATTTAGTCAGCCATATTTCACAAAAATTCCCTAGCATTACCATTCATGGTTTTAGTGCGATTGAAATTGATTATATTTCTAAAATCTCTAAATTGTCTTTAAAAGAAGTTTTAGAAAGATTAAAAAATGCGGGCTTAAGCTCAATTCCCGGAGCAGGAGCAGAAATACTAAGCGATAGGGTGCGTGATGTGATTGCTCCTAAAAAGCTTAGTAGTGATAGGTGGATTGAAGTGCATAAAACAGCGCATCTTTGCGGGATTAAAAGCACGGCTACAATGATGTTTGGAAGCGTGGATAATGATGAAGATGTAGCGGAGCATTTAACAAGGGTGCGTAATCTTCAAGATGAAACAGGGGGGTTTAGGGCGTTTATTTTATGGAGTTTTCAGCCCAATAACACCCCTTTAAAAGCAGAAATCCCTAGTTTAAGAAAGGCTAGTTCTAATCGCTATTTGCGTTTGTTAGCTTGTAGTAGAATCTTTTTAGACAATATTATAAATATTCAAAGTTCTTGGGTTACGCAAGGTTCTATGGTGGGTCAATTAGCCTTATTGTTTGGAGCCAATGATTTAGGCAGTGTGATGATGGAAGAAAATGTCGTTAAAGCTGCTGGAACAAGCTTTTGCATGGACGAACTAGAAATGGTCAATCTCATTAGAGATATAGGGAGCATTCCAGCTAAGCGCAATACGGCCTATGAAATCTTAAAGCGCTACCCTATTAAAGAAAAGGCACACGCATGA
- the bamA gene encoding outer membrane protein assembly factor BamA, with amino-acid sequence MSANSLLQGDSSSAPIPKEERVKSISYVGLSYMSDMLANEIVKIRVGDILDSKKIDTAVLALFNQGYFKDVYATFENGMLEFHFDEKPRIAGVEIKGYGSEKEKETIKSQMGIKKGDTFDDQKLEHAKATLKAALESQGYYGSVVEARKEKVSEGAFLVVFDVNKGGSIHIKQSIYEGSAKLKHRVIESLSANKQRDPLGWLWGLNDGKLRLDQLEYDSMRIQDVYMRRGFLDANISSPFLKTDFATRNAQLHYKVKEGIQYRVSDILIEIDNPVVPLAKLEKVLKIKRKDVFNIEHLRADAQILKTEIADKGYAFAVVKPDLDKDEKNGLVKVIYRIQVGDMVYINDVIISGNQRTSDRIIRRELLLGPKDKYSLSKLRNSENSLRRLGFFSKVKIEEKRVNSSLMDLLVSVEEGRTGQLQFGLGYGSYGGLMLNGSVSERNLFGTGQSVSLYANIATGGGYRYPGMPKGAGRMLSANVSLRNPRIFDSWYSSTINVYANYRVSYQYVQQGGGFGVTIGRMLGNRTHVSLGYNLNVTKLIGFSSPLYNRYYSSKSEVIVPSRPYCSFAGIINTGVGKDGECPKGYNKEHTQPITGIWDRDYHTPITSSFTFDLGYDNTDDYYFPKNGVIFNSYVTMAGLPSAGGINSWNGLGGNVRNTKVYGKFSAYHHLQKYLLIDLIARFKTQGGYIFRYNTQDYLPMNSTFYMGGVTTVRGFRNGSVTPKDPYGLWLGGDGIFTASTELSYGVLKAAKMRLAWFFDFGFLTFKTDKRYNELYNASGQLQRFGFWQNAPRTTANFTDYGVVGAGYEHATWRASTGLQIEWISPMGPLVLIFPIAFFNQFGGTKSDGKPCKGLCFNPGMEDYTQRFEFSMGTRF; translated from the coding sequence ATCAGCGCTAATTCTTTATTGCAGGGCGATAGTTCAAGCGCTCCAATCCCTAAAGAAGAAAGAGTCAAATCTATCTCTTATGTGGGACTCTCCTATATGTCTGATATGCTCGCCAATGAAATTGTAAAGATTCGTGTAGGCGATATTTTAGATTCCAAAAAGATAGATACCGCCGTCCTAGCTTTGTTTAATCAAGGGTATTTTAAAGATGTTTATGCCACTTTTGAGAATGGCATGCTAGAGTTTCATTTTGATGAAAAGCCAAGAATTGCTGGTGTAGAAATCAAGGGCTATGGGAGCGAAAAAGAAAAAGAAACGATTAAATCACAAATGGGAATTAAAAAGGGCGATACCTTTGATGACCAAAAATTAGAGCATGCTAAAGCAACCCTAAAAGCCGCCTTAGAATCTCAAGGCTACTATGGGAGTGTGGTAGAGGCTAGAAAAGAAAAGGTCAGTGAGGGAGCGTTTTTAGTGGTATTTGATGTGAATAAAGGAGGGAGTATTCATATTAAACAATCTATTTATGAGGGTAGTGCTAAATTAAAACATCGTGTGATTGAATCTCTAAGCGCAAACAAGCAACGAGACCCACTAGGTTGGCTATGGGGCTTAAATGACGGAAAATTACGCCTTGACCAGCTAGAGTATGATTCTATGCGTATTCAAGATGTCTATATGCGTAGGGGCTTTTTGGACGCTAACATTTCTTCGCCTTTCTTAAAAACTGATTTTGCAACTCGTAACGCTCAATTACATTACAAGGTAAAAGAAGGGATTCAATACAGAGTTTCAGATATTCTCATAGAGATTGATAATCCTGTTGTGCCACTAGCTAAACTTGAAAAAGTGCTTAAAATTAAGCGAAAAGATGTGTTTAACATTGAGCACTTAAGAGCAGATGCGCAAATTTTAAAAACCGAAATAGCGGATAAGGGTTATGCGTTTGCAGTCGTTAAGCCCGATTTAGATAAAGATGAAAAAAATGGTTTGGTAAAAGTCATTTATCGCATCCAAGTGGGCGATATGGTTTATATCAACGATGTGATTATTTCAGGCAATCAACGCACAAGCGATAGAATTATCAGAAGAGAGCTTTTACTAGGCCCTAAGGACAAATATAGTCTAAGCAAGCTTAGAAATTCAGAAAATTCTTTAAGGCGTTTAGGGTTTTTCTCTAAAGTTAAGATTGAGGAAAAAAGGGTCAATAGCTCACTTATGGATTTATTAGTGAGTGTGGAAGAGGGGCGCACCGGACAACTACAATTTGGTCTAGGCTATGGCTCTTATGGAGGTCTTATGCTTAATGGCTCAGTGAGTGAAAGAAATCTCTTTGGAACCGGTCAGTCTGTAAGCTTGTATGCGAATATCGCTACCGGTGGGGGGTATCGCTATCCGGGCATGCCAAAGGGTGCGGGGCGCATGCTTTCAGCAAATGTAAGCTTAAGAAATCCAAGAATCTTTGATAGTTGGTATAGCTCTACTATTAATGTATATGCAAACTATAGAGTAAGCTATCAGTATGTCCAACAAGGCGGGGGTTTTGGTGTAACTATAGGGCGAATGCTAGGTAATAGAACCCATGTAAGCTTAGGGTATAACTTGAATGTTACCAAGCTTATTGGCTTTAGTAGCCCTTTGTATAACAGATATTATTCTTCTAAAAGTGAGGTTATTGTCCCCTCACGACCATATTGTAGCTTTGCTGGCATTATTAATACTGGTGTTGGAAAAGATGGAGAATGCCCCAAAGGATATAATAAAGAACATACTCAACCCATAACAGGAATTTGGGATAGAGATTACCATACGCCTATTACAAGCTCTTTCACTTTTGATTTGGGCTATGATAATACCGATGATTACTATTTCCCTAAAAATGGTGTGATTTTCAATTCCTATGTAACTATGGCAGGCTTACCAAGTGCTGGTGGCATTAATTCTTGGAATGGGCTAGGGGGGAATGTGCGTAACACCAAAGTTTATGGCAAATTCTCTGCGTATCATCATTTGCAAAAATACTTGCTCATAGACTTGATTGCTCGCTTTAAAACCCAAGGGGGCTATATCTTTAGATACAACACACAAGATTACTTGCCTATGAACTCCACATTCTACATGGGGGGTGTAACCACGGTTAGAGGCTTTAGGAATGGCTCAGTTACTCCTAAAGACCCTTATGGCTTATGGCTTGGTGGTGATGGAATTTTCACCGCCTCCACAGAATTAAGCTATGGCGTTTTAAAAGCAGCCAAAATGCGTTTGGCATGGTTTTTTGACTTTGGTTTCCTAACTTTTAAAACCGATAAGAGATATAATGAACTCTATAATGCTAGTGGGCAACTCCAAAGATTTGGTTTTTGGCAAAACGCTCCTAGAACTACAGCAAACTTTACAGATTATGGTGTTGTAGGGGCTGGATATGAGCATGCGACTTGGAGAGCCTCTACAGGCTTACAGATTGAATGGATTTCGCCTATGGGACCTTTGGTGTTGATTTTCCCTATTGCATTCTTTAACCAATTTGGTGGCACAAAAAGCGATGGTAAGCCTTGTAAAGGTCTTTGCTTTAATCCGGGCATGGAAGATTACACCCAACGCTTTGAATTTTCTATGGGAACGAGGTTTTAA
- the mqnE gene encoding aminofutalosine synthase MqnE — MNFLEKVLDNQVTDPKELVKLYDYDLYTLGEVADNLRQNLHQKIVYFNVNRHLNPSNICADACKFCAFSAHRKNPNPYEMSLEEIVEKVKSSYAKGIKEVHIVSAHNPNYSYEWYLKVFETIKQEMPHLHLKAMTAAEVNFLSTKFNKPFELVLEDMLKAGVDSMPGGGAEIFDEEVRRKICNGKVSSTRWLEIHAYWHKLGKMSNATMLFGHIEDKVHRIDHMLRLKNIQSPKVKVENKEGGFNAFIPLLYQRENNYLKVEKSPSAIEILKTIAISRILLNNIPHIKAYWATLGLNLALVAQEFGANDLDGTIEIESIQSAAGAKSRHGLEKEDLIHQIKDAGFIAVERDSLYNFIQKF, encoded by the coding sequence ATGAACTTTTTAGAAAAAGTATTAGACAATCAAGTAACTGACCCTAAAGAATTGGTTAAGCTTTATGACTATGATTTATACACACTAGGCGAAGTGGCTGATAATTTGCGACAAAATTTGCATCAAAAAATCGTGTATTTTAATGTTAATAGGCATTTAAATCCTAGCAATATTTGTGCAGACGCTTGCAAATTCTGTGCGTTTTCAGCTCATAGAAAGAACCCTAACCCCTATGAAATGAGCTTAGAAGAAATTGTAGAAAAGGTTAAAAGTTCCTATGCTAAGGGGATTAAAGAAGTTCATATTGTAAGCGCTCATAACCCTAACTACTCTTATGAATGGTATTTAAAGGTTTTTGAAACCATTAAACAAGAAATGCCACATTTACATTTAAAGGCAATGACAGCGGCTGAAGTGAATTTTTTAAGCACTAAATTTAATAAGCCTTTTGAATTAGTTTTAGAAGATATGCTAAAGGCTGGGGTGGATTCAATGCCTGGAGGGGGAGCTGAAATTTTTGATGAAGAAGTTAGGCGAAAAATTTGTAATGGAAAAGTCAGCTCTACTAGGTGGTTAGAAATCCATGCCTATTGGCACAAACTAGGCAAAATGAGTAATGCAACCATGCTTTTTGGGCATATTGAAGATAAAGTTCATCGCATAGACCATATGCTAAGATTAAAAAACATTCAAAGCCCCAAAGTAAAAGTAGAGAATAAAGAAGGGGGTTTTAATGCGTTTATCCCCTTACTTTATCAAAGAGAAAACAACTATTTGAAAGTAGAAAAATCTCCTAGTGCGATAGAAATCTTAAAAACAATAGCCATATCTCGCATTCTTTTAAATAATATCCCCCACATTAAGGCTTATTGGGCGACCTTGGGCTTAAACTTAGCTTTAGTGGCTCAAGAATTTGGCGCTAATGATTTAGATGGCACGATAGAAATAGAGAGTATCCAAAGTGCCGCTGGAGCTAAAAGTAGGCATGGTTTAGAAAAAGAAGATTTAATCCATCAAATCAAGGATGCGGGGTTTATTGCGGTAGAAAGGGATAGTCTGTATAATTTTATACAGAAATTTTAG